In the Micromonospora narathiwatensis genome, one interval contains:
- the ppdK gene encoding pyruvate, phosphate dikinase, whose amino-acid sequence MPRYVYDFIEGDRSRADLLGGKGANLAEMTRLGLPVPPGFTISTDACRAHLATGSPPAGLFDEVNTHLREIEARLDRRLGDPHDPLLLAVRSGGRYSMPGMMETILDIGLNDATVTGLAARSGDERFAWDSYRRLIQMFGRTVYGAPAEEFEQELAAVRATAGAAGPTAEQLHDLVETYKKIFARRVGHDFPQAPHEQLFLAIRAVFASWHSERARIYRRQERIPDDLGTAVNVMAMVFGNLGPDSGTGVAFTRDPATGAPGVYGDYLPDAQGEDVVAGVRNTIGLPELERIDPVSFRRLLEIMATLERHYRDLCDIEFTIERGRLWMLQTRVGKRTPAAAFVIAAQLVDEGMITPAEALTRVTGAQLAQLMFPAFDLTAAPEPLAVGVGASPGAAVGRVVFDSAAAAAATEPVILVRRETNPDDLPGMIAAAGVLTSRGGKTSHAAVVARGMGRTCVCGAEALDIDARRDECTVGDRVVRAGEVISIDGTTGRIYLGEVPVQPSPVARYLAGELNPEADPLVAAVHRLLGHADAVRRLGVRANADTPADARRARRLGAAGIGLCRTEHMFLGDRRELVERLILAEGPAERDAALAALLPPQRADFVGILAAMDGLPVTIRLLDPPLHEFLPALPELTARVARAEALGTDPGRDATLLGAVRRMHEANPMLGLRGVRLGLVVPGLFAMQVRAVAEAAAQRRRAGGDPRPEIMVPLVGDVRELAAVRDEAERVLAEVDDAPEIPIGTMIEVPRAALTAGEIATEATFFSFGTNDLTQTTWACSRDDAEGSFFGAYLERGIFPVSPFERIDARGVGRLIRLAVAEGRAARPELTVGVCGEHGGDPDSVAFFAEAGLDYVSCSPYRVPIARLAAGRAAVDATTGTSDSR is encoded by the coding sequence ATGCCGAGGTACGTCTACGACTTCATCGAGGGTGACCGGAGCCGGGCCGACCTGCTGGGCGGCAAGGGCGCGAACCTGGCCGAGATGACCCGGCTGGGGCTGCCCGTCCCGCCCGGGTTCACCATCAGCACCGACGCCTGCCGGGCCCACCTGGCCACCGGCTCGCCGCCGGCCGGGCTGTTCGACGAGGTGAACACACACCTGCGGGAGATCGAGGCCCGGCTGGACCGGCGGCTCGGCGACCCGCACGACCCGCTGCTGCTGGCCGTCCGCTCCGGTGGCCGGTACTCGATGCCGGGGATGATGGAGACGATCCTGGACATCGGGCTCAACGACGCCACGGTGACCGGGCTCGCCGCGCGCAGCGGCGACGAGCGGTTCGCCTGGGACTCGTACCGGCGGCTGATCCAGATGTTCGGCCGCACCGTGTACGGCGCCCCGGCCGAGGAGTTCGAGCAGGAGCTGGCCGCGGTCCGGGCCACCGCCGGGGCGGCCGGCCCGACCGCCGAGCAGCTGCACGACCTGGTGGAGACGTACAAGAAGATCTTCGCCCGACGGGTCGGGCACGACTTCCCGCAGGCCCCGCACGAGCAGCTGTTCCTGGCCATCCGCGCGGTGTTCGCGTCGTGGCACTCCGAGCGCGCCCGGATCTACCGGCGGCAGGAACGGATCCCGGACGACCTGGGCACCGCGGTCAACGTGATGGCGATGGTCTTCGGCAACCTCGGCCCGGACTCCGGCACCGGGGTGGCGTTCACCCGCGACCCGGCCACCGGTGCCCCCGGGGTGTACGGCGACTACCTGCCCGACGCGCAGGGCGAGGACGTGGTGGCCGGCGTCCGGAACACGATCGGCCTGCCCGAGCTGGAACGGATCGATCCGGTCAGCTTCCGCCGGCTGTTGGAGATCATGGCGACGCTGGAGCGGCACTACCGGGACCTGTGCGACATCGAGTTCACCATCGAACGCGGCCGGCTGTGGATGTTGCAGACCCGGGTCGGCAAGCGCACGCCGGCGGCGGCGTTCGTGATCGCCGCGCAACTGGTCGACGAGGGGATGATCACCCCGGCGGAGGCGCTGACCCGGGTCACCGGGGCGCAGCTCGCCCAGTTGATGTTCCCGGCGTTCGACCTCACCGCCGCGCCGGAACCCCTCGCGGTCGGGGTGGGCGCCTCGCCGGGCGCCGCGGTCGGCCGGGTGGTCTTCGACTCGGCCGCCGCGGCGGCCGCCACCGAACCGGTGATCCTGGTCCGCCGGGAGACCAACCCGGACGACCTGCCCGGCATGATCGCCGCGGCCGGGGTGCTCACCTCGCGGGGCGGGAAGACCTCGCACGCCGCCGTGGTGGCCCGGGGCATGGGTCGGACCTGCGTCTGCGGGGCCGAGGCGCTCGACATCGACGCGCGGCGCGACGAGTGCACCGTCGGCGACCGGGTGGTACGCGCCGGCGAGGTGATCTCGATCGACGGCACCACCGGTCGGATCTACCTGGGCGAGGTGCCGGTGCAGCCCTCCCCGGTGGCCCGTTACCTGGCCGGAGAGCTGAACCCGGAGGCGGATCCGCTGGTCGCCGCGGTGCACCGGCTGCTCGGTCACGCCGACGCGGTACGCCGGCTGGGCGTACGCGCCAACGCGGACACGCCCGCCGACGCCCGCCGGGCGCGGCGGCTCGGCGCCGCCGGCATCGGGCTGTGCCGCACCGAGCACATGTTCCTCGGCGACCGCCGCGAGCTGGTGGAGCGGCTGATCCTGGCCGAGGGCCCGGCCGAACGCGACGCGGCCCTGGCCGCGCTGCTGCCGCCGCAGCGGGCCGACTTCGTCGGCATCCTCGCCGCGATGGACGGGCTGCCGGTGACCATCCGGCTGCTCGACCCGCCGCTGCACGAGTTCCTGCCCGCGCTGCCCGAGCTGACCGCCCGAGTGGCCCGCGCCGAGGCGCTCGGCACGGATCCGGGCCGGGACGCGACGCTGCTGGGCGCGGTGCGCCGGATGCACGAGGCCAACCCGATGCTGGGGCTGCGCGGCGTCCGGCTCGGCCTGGTGGTCCCCGGGCTGTTCGCCATGCAGGTGCGGGCGGTGGCCGAGGCGGCGGCACAGCGGCGGCGGGCCGGTGGCGACCCGCGGCCGGAGATCATGGTGCCGCTGGTCGGGGACGTGCGGGAACTCGCCGCGGTCCGGGACGAGGCCGAACGGGTGCTCGCCGAGGTCGACGACGCGCCGGAGATCCCGATCGGCACGATGATCGAGGTGCCCCGGGCGGCGCTGACCGCCGGGGAGATCGCCACCGAGGCGACCTTCTTCTCCTTCGGCACCAACGACCTGACCCAGACCACCTGGGCGTGCTCGCGGGACGACGCGGAGGGCTCGTTCTTCGGGGCGTACCTGGAGCGCGGGATCTTCCCGGTCTCGCCGTTCGAGCGCATCGACGCCCGGGGCGTGGGGCGGCTGATCCGGTTGGCCGTCGCCGAGGGACGGGCGGCCCGGCCCGAGCTGACCGTCGGCGTCTGCGGGGAGCACGGTGGCGACCCCGACTCGGTGGCGTTC
- a CDS encoding GNAT family N-acetyltransferase, whose translation MTSEVRLRPVRDDDLPAFFRHEQDPQANWMAAFGPKDPADRAAFDAHWARIRADPRIVSRTVTVGGEVVGRVAAFPVGEHTEISYWIDPRRWGRGHATAALGELLRELPQRPVHARAAKDNAASLAVLRKCGFVVVGEDSGYAESRGTEVEEYVLELPAWSIAQVDD comes from the coding sequence GTGACCAGTGAGGTGCGGCTCCGTCCGGTGCGCGACGACGACCTGCCCGCGTTCTTCCGCCACGAGCAGGATCCGCAGGCCAACTGGATGGCCGCGTTCGGCCCGAAGGACCCGGCCGACCGGGCTGCCTTCGACGCCCACTGGGCGCGCATCCGCGCCGACCCGCGCATCGTTTCGCGGACCGTGACGGTCGGCGGCGAGGTGGTCGGGCGCGTGGCCGCCTTCCCGGTGGGGGAGCACACCGAGATCAGCTACTGGATCGACCCGCGGCGCTGGGGCCGAGGTCACGCCACGGCCGCGCTGGGCGAGCTCCTGCGCGAGCTGCCGCAGCGGCCGGTGCACGCCCGCGCCGCGAAGGACAACGCCGCCTCCCTCGCCGTGCTCCGCAAGTGCGGCTTCGTCGTGGTCGGCGAGGACTCCGGATACGCCGAGAGCCGCGGCACCGAGGTCGAGGAGTACGTGCTGGAGCTGCCCGCCTGGTCGATTGCCCAGGTCGACGACTAG
- a CDS encoding YgjV family protein, giving the protein MNWLELVGWIGSALLIWSLLQTRILRLRALNLVGCLILIGYNAAVQVWPMVGLNVVLAVINVWYLRKLLATRHDEQTYRVVEVGTGDAFLAHTLRVHGADIARFNPDFHWDPAADRSAFLVVRADEVVGVVVSHAEADGVAQIDLDYVTQRFRDFTPGEFVYRRSRLFTDRGFRRVVSPPGMVAPYYHRLGFRPEGDAYVLDLPEAASDAVRQR; this is encoded by the coding sequence GTGAACTGGCTGGAACTCGTCGGCTGGATCGGCTCCGCGCTGCTGATCTGGTCGCTGCTACAGACCCGCATCCTGCGGCTGCGCGCGCTCAACCTGGTCGGCTGCCTCATCCTGATCGGCTACAACGCGGCCGTGCAGGTGTGGCCCATGGTCGGGCTGAACGTGGTGCTCGCCGTGATCAACGTCTGGTACCTGCGCAAGCTGCTGGCCACCCGGCACGACGAGCAGACGTACCGGGTGGTCGAGGTGGGCACCGGCGATGCGTTCCTGGCCCACACGCTGCGCGTACACGGTGCCGACATCGCCCGGTTCAACCCGGACTTCCACTGGGACCCGGCCGCCGACCGGTCCGCGTTCCTGGTGGTGCGGGCCGACGAGGTGGTCGGCGTGGTGGTGTCGCACGCCGAGGCCGACGGGGTGGCCCAGATCGACCTGGACTACGTCACCCAGCGGTTCCGCGACTTCACCCCGGGCGAGTTCGTCTACCGCCGCAGCCGCCTGTTCACCGACCGCGGCTTCCGCCGCGTGGTCAGCCCGCCCGGCATGGTCGCCCCCTACTACCACCGGCTCGGCTTCCGGCCGGAGGGCGACGCGTACGTCCTCGACCTGCCCGAAGCCGCCTCAGACGCGGTCAGGCAGCGGTGA
- a CDS encoding PaaI family thioesterase, protein MPDLTGGFVALLGLKFDEVSGDRVVIRWRVRPELHQPYGIQHGGVYCSVVETAASIGGAVWLGDQGQVVGVSNQTDFLRAVRDGELTAVGTPIHRGRSQQLWTVEITDDDGRLVARGQVRLQNLTAA, encoded by the coding sequence ATGCCGGACCTGACGGGGGGCTTCGTGGCCCTGCTGGGCCTCAAGTTCGACGAGGTCAGCGGGGATCGGGTGGTGATCCGCTGGCGGGTGCGGCCGGAGCTGCACCAGCCGTACGGGATCCAGCACGGCGGGGTCTACTGCTCGGTGGTGGAGACGGCGGCCAGCATCGGCGGCGCCGTGTGGCTGGGCGACCAGGGCCAGGTCGTCGGCGTGTCCAACCAGACCGACTTCCTGCGCGCGGTGCGGGACGGGGAACTGACCGCGGTCGGCACGCCGATTCACCGGGGGCGGAGCCAGCAGCTCTGGACGGTGGAGATCACCGACGACGACGGCCGGCTGGTGGCGCGCGGTCAGGTGCGCCTGCAGAACCTCACCGCTGCCTGA
- the tyrS gene encoding tyrosine--tRNA ligase, which translates to MTDSNLPHGRDSLTEDLRWRGLIQDSTGLDELRELLDGGTATFYVGFDPTAPSLHVGHLMQVITARRLQLAGHRPLLLVGGATGQIGDPKESAERTLNPPEVVAGWVQRIRDQLAPFVSYTGENAAQLVNNLDWTGEMSVVEFLRDVGKHFPVNKMLAREVVKARLETGISFTEFSYQLLQANDFFELHRRYGCQLQYGGSDQWGNITAGVDYIRRRGAGPVHAFTTPLVTKSDGTKFGKTEGGSIWLDPEMTSPYAFYQFWVNADDRDVSRYLRYFSFRSREEVEELEKATAERPQARLAQRALAEELTTLVHGEREMAQAVAASQALFGRGSLEELSPETLRAALTEAGLVHLAELPDVAGLLKESGLVPSMKEARRVIAEGGAYVNNNRIAAVDATVSPADLLHGRYLVLRRGKRSFAGVELRK; encoded by the coding sequence GTGACCGACAGCAACCTCCCGCACGGGCGGGACTCCCTGACCGAAGACCTGCGGTGGCGGGGCCTGATCCAGGACTCGACCGGCCTCGACGAGCTGCGTGAGCTGCTCGACGGCGGGACGGCCACCTTCTATGTGGGCTTCGATCCGACCGCCCCGAGCCTGCACGTCGGCCACCTCATGCAGGTCATCACCGCGCGTCGACTCCAGCTCGCCGGGCACCGGCCGCTGCTGCTGGTCGGCGGCGCCACCGGCCAGATCGGCGACCCGAAGGAGAGCGCCGAGCGCACGCTCAACCCGCCCGAGGTGGTCGCCGGCTGGGTCCAGCGCATCCGCGACCAGCTCGCGCCGTTCGTCTCGTACACCGGGGAGAACGCGGCCCAACTGGTCAACAACCTGGACTGGACCGGCGAGATGTCGGTGGTGGAGTTTCTCCGGGACGTGGGCAAGCACTTCCCGGTGAACAAGATGCTGGCCCGCGAGGTGGTCAAGGCCCGGCTGGAGACCGGCATCAGCTTCACCGAGTTCAGTTACCAGCTCCTCCAGGCCAACGACTTCTTCGAGTTGCACCGCCGGTACGGCTGCCAGCTCCAGTACGGCGGCTCCGACCAGTGGGGCAACATCACCGCCGGGGTCGACTACATCCGCCGGCGGGGGGCGGGCCCGGTGCACGCCTTCACCACACCGCTGGTCACCAAGTCGGACGGCACGAAGTTCGGCAAGACCGAGGGCGGCTCGATCTGGCTCGACCCGGAGATGACCAGCCCGTACGCCTTCTACCAGTTCTGGGTCAACGCGGACGACCGGGACGTGAGTCGCTACCTGCGCTACTTCAGCTTCCGTTCACGGGAGGAGGTGGAGGAGCTGGAGAAGGCGACCGCGGAACGCCCGCAGGCGCGGCTCGCTCAGCGCGCGCTCGCCGAGGAGCTGACCACCCTGGTGCACGGCGAGCGGGAGATGGCGCAGGCGGTCGCGGCGAGCCAGGCGCTCTTCGGTCGCGGCTCGCTCGAGGAGTTGTCGCCGGAGACCCTGCGCGCCGCGCTGACCGAGGCCGGTCTGGTCCACCTGGCCGAGCTGCCGGACGTCGCCGGCCTGCTCAAGGAGTCGGGCCTGGTGCCGAGCATGAAGGAGGCCCGGCGGGTGATCGCCGAGGGCGGCGCCTACGTCAACAACAACCGGATCGCGGCGGTGGACGCCACCGTGTCGCCGGCGGACCTGCTGCACGGCAGGTACCTGGTGCTGCGCCGGGGGAAGCGTTCGTTCGCCGGGGTTGAGCTGCGTAAATAG